The Rattus norvegicus strain BN/NHsdMcwi chromosome 20, GRCr8, whole genome shotgun sequence genomic interval ACCACCACAGCCCCTAAAATGCTGGAGACTCTGTGGACTGGAGATGGATCAATCTCATTCTCTGGATGCCTGACTCAGTTTTACTTCTTTGCTGTTTTTGCAGACATGGATAACCTGCTTCTGGCAGTCATGGCTATTGACCGCTATGCTGCTATCTGCCAGCCACTGCTCTACCCACTTCTCATGACTCCTTGTAGATGTGGGGTTCTGGTCAGTGGGTCATGGGGAGTAACTAATTGTTTGTCTCTGACCCATACTTTGTTGCTCTCTCAGTTATATTTTCAAACCAATCAAGAGATTCCTCATTTTTTCTGTGATCTTGGGCCTCTCTTACTGCTTTCCTGTTCAGATACTCACCTCAATGAAATCCTGATGATAGTTTTGGTTGTAATTTTTACAATCGGTGCACTTCTCTGCATTGTAAGTTCTTATGGTTGTATTTTTTATGCTGTGGCTAGGATTCCATCAGCACAGGGGAAAAGGAAAGCACTGTCCACATGCAGTTCCCACCTCTCTGTAGTCCTCCTTTTCTACAGCACAGTCTTTGCTGCCTACCTGAAGCCCCGATCTAGTTCTCATTCCTCTGGGGAGGTGGTAGCTGCTGTCATGTATACCTTGGTAACTCCCACTCTGAACCCCTTCATTTATAGTCTGAGAAATAGGGATGTTAAGAGTTCGTTGAGAAGGAtcctgaacatggagaagtctcACAAATAAGGATCATCTATCAGGAAGGACCACACTCCCACATCATGCAAAGTGAGTCAGATAACACCATGGCCCATGGTACAATTACATGATTGCTGTGACTAATCTTCAGTGTTAACTGGACTGGATTTGGAATTACCCTCAGTGCATACCTATGGGCAATTTGGAATCACCTCAAACACACATCTGGGAGTTTCTGTGACGATGTCTCTGGAGAGATTTCACTAAGGAGGAAAGATCCACTTTGAATGTGGGAGGAGCCATCCATTCCTTAGAATAAtcttggaaagaaaaaggaaaaaacgaAAAACCAGGCTTACTATCATTATTCATCTGTTTTTTCTGGTTGTCTACATGTGCAGTGTAACCTAGGACCCCATATTCCTTTTGTACTTTTTTCATCCTGATGTACTGCATTCTTCAAGCCATGAGTAAAATCAATCTTTCACTCCTAAATTGCTTGGCAGATGTTTTGCCACAGCAACaagtcaagtaacaaataaaatgatctctagaaaaaaaatactatgtTGGGTTTGTTATCTTTTAATTTGTCTTCTTATATTCATATTCCTGATGCATGAATATTCATTGCAATCACCACAATCGTGTGATAATTATTGAAATTCCTACCAGTGGCTTAGTAACAACAGCCCCCCGATATCCTCAGAGGCTTTACTGCATCTCCTTCTGGAGATCTAGTGAAGTTGAGTATTTCAGTCTTTCTCCAATATCCTTCTTCCAGTTGAACTTGGATGCCACTGACAAATCACGGTAAAGGGAGATTTAGAGTTCATAAAAGTTAAATCACAAGTAAGAGGTCAGGAAGCTGGTGAATCTAACAACAATCCAGGTCAATAGGAGCAGGATGAGAAAGAGTATAATTTTATTCTATCTTTTAATGACGAGTACAATGTAGATttccttttaaataatttattggtgtgtgtgtgtgtgtttgtgtgtgtgtggagttacTTATGACACATCATTTGTTGGGAAAGCAAATTGCACGTTCAACCATCAAGTTTGCATGctcaaaccaaacacacacaatagGAGAGATTTAAGTATCAGTGTTTTGACGGTATAATTTTGTTTTCGTTAGTCATTAGCACCAGTGCTATATACAGCAACAGGCTACAGAATGACAATTCAGTACATGTCTTTAGTGTGATGATCATCTCAGAGCACTACACTGTATGTAGGAAAGAACACACAGTAGTTCACATAATCTTTTAAACTAACATCCcccatatcatatatttatactatgattcataacaatagcaaaatcacagttatgaagtagcaacaaagctATTTTATGGTTGGCAGTCAAAAACccacatgaggaactatattaaagaatttccggggttggggatttagctcagtggtagagcgcttgtctagcaagtgcaaggccctgggttcggtccccagctccaaaaaaaaaaaaagaaaagaaaagaaaaaagttttttcAGCTTTAGGAAGGATGAAAATCACTGCTTCAGCCCTTTCCAATTTACCCTCCCTGGTCCTTTCTTGACTCTCAATTCGACAACcatttttctttgactattattgttaaataagtatgtatgtatatatgtgtgtatgtgtgtatatgtgagtttatAAAGTCACATATATAATATCATCCAAgtgcatttttgttgtttatgtgtatatggttTCTGGGCTGACCACCATGTATTGGAAAACCAGTGAGTGGACTTATTCCTGGAGGCCTCTAATTCTTCTTCCTCCAACAGTTATCAGCtgtctatagttctttgtctagtgGTGAGAACCCACACAAATTTCCCCCTTGTATGTTGATATTGTCACCGTTCCTGTCTTATTTATGGAGTCATTTCTAGGGGACATGTTTTCACAATGTACTACCTGGTATTCCACCTCCTTCTGAGATGCTCCCTGAACCTTAGAGGCAGGAGCTGTAATGTAGATTTATCCATTGGAGCTGGGATCCCTGTAGTCAGTTGATTTCTATTCTATGTTcagttgtgattttctgtaatggtctctagTGGTTTAAATATGTTTGGGCCAgagggtggcactattaggaagtgtggccttgttaaagcaGATATGACCAAGTTGCAATAGGtttggccttgctggaggaactgtgtcaatgtggggtgggctttgagaccctccttctagctaaGTGTGAGGCAGCTCCTATCTGtattcagatcaagatgtagaaccctcaggtcctccagcaccatgcctgtctggacagtcatgcttcctgccatgatgaaaatggactaaacctctgaccctgtatgccagccccagttaaacattgccctttataaaagttgtcttggtcatggtgtctcttcacagcagtagaaaccataactaagtctCCATTTACTGTAAAAAAAGGGTTTTTTGATGAAGGGTAGTAGCTACACTTATCTATAGGTATAAGGATAAAATTTCGAATGTAGTAAGGAATTATGTTGGTTTACCAACGTGAATTATGTTGGTTTACCAAAGTGGCCACAGTAGATTCTTACTAAGATCTATGACCTCACTAGCCCTGGTAAGCTGGATAGGTTTCCAGTACAAGGTATGACATTCTTCCTGATGAGCAGActttaagtccaattagacagcaTTTGGTTGCCACCAATATGTGAGTACCACACTTATGGCACCTTAGTCTTTCCCTGTTAGCCACTGCTGTGCAACAATAAGAAGAACTGGAGGCTGGAGCTGGAAGAGAAGCAGAACAGGAAGGCCATCTGAGAGCTACATGCTTGACAGGAGGTGGATGGGAGAAGGGATGAGTTGGGATGATTATCTCAGGAGACTGCcccaaagaaaatgctaaaacCTTATATTATACAAATGTCTCCatgtctcatttttttaaaacccaACCACGACCCTcactccctttaaaaaaaaaccctcagtacAGGAGAATGGAGGCTGGCTGTCTCAGCTGGTGTTCAATATGtgccagaatcctgaagaagtaggttctaatgcCAGTGGAGGAATGGACATTTGAGCATTTCAAAACCTGCCCCCaataacacacctcctccaacaaggattccttctcctcctcttcttcttcctcctcctcctcctcaccttcctcttcctcttcttcctcaccctcctcttcctcctcctcctcctccccgtccTCCTCTACACCTTCTAtccaagacagaatttctctgtgtggccctggctaccTTGGAACTTGCTGTCCACACAAAGCTGGCCTTCATTTGGgacatctacctgcctctacctactgagcgctgggattaaagagatGTAGTGCCACCACCTGGACAAGGCCTACTCTCtgaatccttctcaaatagttctGATACACTGGAGTTTGGGAACAATGCCAAGATAGTAGGGGCCAAGGggtcccctcccttctctttcgaCCAGGAGCCCATGCTTGCAAAAGCCCTCATAGAATACTAGATAAAGCCAGCTCCAAGTTCTGGATTCCAAAGTGGTCAACTGGACTTAAGACCACCCTATAGGGCCCTAAAAACTCACCTGATAAGGCAATAAGCCCAGTACCTAGCCAGCATGTCAtcacctccctcccctcccctacaaAAAGACCCTAATAAGCCCAGCTACGAACCGAGGGAACCCACCTGAGAGCTGCTCCCAATGAACCTGCCTTTATACTTTAATTTGGCTCAATTCAATTTATTTTGTAGGTGAAGACACCTATCAAGTTCTATCATCTGTGGACCAATGTTCAAATATTCAAGCATAgatgggccattctcattcaaatcaccacattctaCACCATGGGGCCCATATCCTTGTGGCCATATCCTAATGTAAAATGCATTTAGTCTATTTTCAAAAGTTTCCATAATCTATCAcactcttttttaagatttattcatttattatatataagtacactgatgctgtcttcagacacactggaagagggcatcagatttcattacagatggttgtgagccaccgtgtggttgctgggatttgaactcaggacctcaggaagagcagtcagtgctcttaaccactgagccatctctccagccctctatcaCACTCTTGACACAGTTTAAAATACCCAAGTCCAAAGTCTCCTATGAGACTTAAGGCAATCTATTTGTAACCCGCAGGAAAACCAGAACTAAATAGCAAATTACATTAAATCTCGAAGCACTAAAattactaaatttaaaaataaaaaccaaatccaTACAAAATAGAATATAACCCATCACTGTATTTCAGATAACTGCTGATATAAAACTGTTAGTCTGTAAGGCTCAGTCTTTGTTCCGTTTCTCATTTTAGTCATTCCCTAAGCAATTTCATCAATGCTGAATACATAACTCACATGGCATCCTGGTCCAAATCCATTTCCTACCCTGAAGATCAATGGTAGAGGACATAAAAACATCCAAGTCCGTGGAAGACTCTCCACTGTTAAATCCCAGCCACAGTTTGCACTCTAGCTGCCCTCTGAACCACCCACAACAGACTGAGTGCATTAAACACAAGGGGTTTGTAAGTTCACTTTTATTCCCTTTCAAATTTACAAATTTTAATAACACAACCAACTTCTTATAAcaagaaggtaaaaaaaaataaagttatatatACATTCTTATTTTGACCAGGGAAGAAGCCGCTCATAGAAAACTAAAGTTCCACAAGGCATGAAGAAGTCCCAGATTCCACTGTGGTACTGGTGAAAAGGGAGGTAACACGGTTATGGGGAACAGACTCAGTCCCACACACTCAGTGCTTTcatactgggggaaaaaaaaaaccagaagatATTCAGCCTATCCTCTGGAAGCGGTAATGCTCTAAGATCCAAACTCAAATGTCCCAACCCTTAAGAGTCCCCATAACCCAAAAGGCTATCCTCTGTTCTACCACATACTGCAGGTTAGGCCCTGCAAGGTCTTACCTTTCTAAATGGTGAGAGAAGCATCAGAGCATGCCTATAGCAGAATAAATAAGACATGGTCAGACTCCACAAGATGAGCGGGCTGTGTTGCCCCATGGCTCCTGTCTACTCTATTTCATATCAGGAACCGTATCCCACTAGTCTGAGTATAACTGCTCATCTTTCCCCTATGGAAAGAAAGCAATGAGCAAGGGGCCAGGAAGGCAGCAGTGCCGTGAAGATCTATGAAAAGGCTTAATCCTGGCCCAAAGGAAGCTACTAGAACTAGGACTGCAGACTTAGGGAAGGATTTGAAAATCTGGTGATATGCAGGAAGTATAATAAAGCCTTCTGGACTCTGTTCTCAGCAGGGAGCTTCCACTCTGATTACAGCTTTTCTTTCACATGGCCCCCTGCATAGTAGACTGTCACCACAGAGACTCAGGCAAGGTGAGCGTTTGTTTGTGATACTGCTTCCTAGTTGACGTTGCTCACAACGCTACATCAGTGTGACTTTCATTAGTGCACCTAAGTGCTTGTGGATGCAAATGTATATGCTATTTTATGGGATAAAGTGGCCCCTGTGATACTTTACACACCTTAAGTAAACGCCTCTTCAAAGTGTAACTGAAGGTCTTTACATGAGTCAAAAAATAGTCCCCAGAATTTTGATCTTTTAAGATTAAATTATTTTGGATTTAGATGTAAACTGTTTAAACTGTGTGTATATCCAGTCTGTCTGCAACTGGTTGATTCACATCTATCATCTATAATCTCAGTGCAGGGAAACAGAAATAGGAGAATCCCTGGAGTTTTTTTGGCTAGCTGTTCTAATCAAATTAGTAAGATCCCATCTCAAGAAAAGTCAGAAAGGATAGAGGAAGACACAGTATTGACCTCTagcttacacatacatacacgtaaacacacacatacacccacatatatacacatacacacacaaacatacacacaagcacacacacatacacacatgtacacatgtacacacacaaacatacatatacacacatacatacatgcactgaACACATAACTACATTATACACACAAGTACCTATATCATACACTcataaatacacaataaaatacaaTGATTAAGTAAAATAAACCATTGTGTCATTTGAGGTGGTGGGTCAAAGGTCTTCCTACAGAAAAGGCAGGGCCAATTCCACCTAAGACCTGAAGTCCACAAGTGAGGAAGATAACTCAGGCTACCCTTTTGCTTACCTGCACCCCTCCTCCTGTACACCAAAACAACAGTGAGCACACCTCCCAGGAGAGCCAGAATAACAATGATTACTATGATGACCATGATGACGACAAAGGACTGAGACGATCCTCCTGGGAAAGAAGTGGAGGGTGAGGGTCCCGATCCCCAGTTCTCATCCCTGATCTTGATCTAGGCTCCTTCTTTCCTTAGTTCTGTTACCCTTACCCATCCTTACCCCATTTCAGGACAAGAGGCTCAGGCAGCCCCTCATGCTCCACATGGCATGTGTATTTCTGCTCCTCTCCAGAAGGCACCACCACAGATGCCCACTTCTGGAAGGTTCCATCCCCTGAAGGCTTGGTCTCCACAAGCTCCATGTCCTGGGTCAGGTCCTCCCCATTCAACTGCCAGGTTAGGGTGATGTCAGCAGGGTAGAAGCCCAGGGCCCAACACCTCAGGGTGACATCACCTTCAGGTCTTGGGTGAAGGGTCACATGTGCCTTTGGGGGATCTGGGTGGGGAAGTGTTGGGAGAAAAAAGCATTTTAAGGGAGTCATTGGAGCTCATGTGAGCATCCTTGGGATGGTCAGAATTAGGCTACAAAAGGAATGTAAGCACCATACAGGAACCGATTCTGGTACCTAGCATAATCCATTCCTTGGAATGTTCTAAAATCAGGGTTAATGTACTAaatagtttttatgtcaacttgacacaagctaaagttatATGAGAGGAGGGTACCTCCATTAATAAAAGATCAGATTGTAGGCAAGTCTATAggtcattttcctaattagtgattgatgcttCAGGGCCCAACTCATTGTAGATGGTGCCATGGCTGGACGGGAGGTCCTGGGTCCTATAAAAATGCAAGCTGAGCAGGCCATAGGGTGCAAGCCAAGAAGCAGCACTCCTGTATGCCCTGTAGATCAacagtttgagtttctgtcctgattgCCTTCAACGATGAACAGTGCTGGAagggtaagccaaataaaccctgtctttccccaacttgcttttggtcatggtgtttctttatagcaatagaaaccctaagacagcatcAAGTAGAAGTCTTCAGATTTCCCATCTCTAGTCCTAATTGGGTTGAGCTGAGAGACTCAGCATCAGTGGAGGGTGACCTCCAAAGACATTGGGGGTGAGTGAGCAGAGAACCAGGCCTGAGGGAGGCCATGGTTCACAATGAGTTGCAGACTGGATGGAAGTGTGTGCGTTTGTTTATTTCAGggtgttttctccttccatccgGGACAGATTCAACTATTCTGCAAGCAGGGTCAGCCCTGAGGACAGTCACTCTCTCATGTTGGATCAGGAAAGCCACTAGCACTCATTCTCCTCCTTATGCAGTATTCTAGCTGATCCCTCCCCAGACAACAAGCCTCACTTGTACGGTAGAGGGGATATCTTGGCTTCTAAAAGTGGTTCTTAGTTGTTCCCCATACCTGCTCTCTGAAGAATCTCTTTTCCATTCTGCAGGAATCTATGGAGCAGCTCCAGGCACTCTCCATCCACATAGGCTCTGAAGTATTCTGCTCTACCTTCTGACTCTAACTCGCTCTTCGTGAtctgagccaccatgtctgcTGCAGTCcaggagctcaggtcctcattcaGGGTGATGTAATCCGAGCCGTCATATGCAGCCTGATAGTGTGCTCCAAGAAGTCTCATGTCTGGCCCCACCTCGCAGGCAACCATCCACTGCAGGATGTGAGAACCTAGCCACAACCAAGCTGTCAGTCTGGGCCACCCCATCGCAATCTGCCCACTAGCAAGATTTAGGCTAAAACTGAAAGTGAAACCAACTAAAGGTTTATGAGGGTTCTGAAGTCCAACCAAACTTTAAACCTGAGACACAGGGCTAATCTAGCTTAGCAGTAGGGACATATAAGAGTCCAACCCAGACCTGGGGTCACTCACTGCCTTCACTCTGGTTGTAGTAGCGGATCAAGGTCCGAAGTCTTGCTCTGGCTCTTTGTGCAATGCTTTTTACTTTGAGTTTCAGCTCCTCCCAATACTCTGGTCCTTCCTTCTCCATCCAAGGTGCACGGGCCTCCATCCTCGGAATCTCCTCAACGCTATCACAGCGCTGAAACAGCTTGTCATCCACATAGCCGACAGAAATATATTGAGGCTCCCCACGGCCCGGCCGTGACAGGGCAGTGTGGAAATAACGCAGTGAATGTGTGCCTGGAGGTGGCGCAGGGTTACATTAGAACCCTTCACTGATAACCCCAGAGAGTGCACGAGCGGTagggtagggtgggggtggggcagggagcgGCGCTAGGGAACAGGTGAGGAAGGGATCCGGAGGGTCTGGTCCTGACACCCATGCTCCTCCCCTCAGAGCTTATTTCCTTCCAGACCCTTGAACTCACCAGCACCTGTTCGGCTAACAGCCAGAGcgaccaccaccatcagcagGAGAGAGAACTTGTTTGAGGTCGCCATCCTTCCCGTGGTAGCCCTGATTGGATGCTCTAGGTACACTCCACCCAATTACAATGAGAAGCGGGGAAGCGTCATCAGTATCCATGCAAAACTACCCAACAAAGTTTGACTAACAAAAGTGAAACCTCAGAGGAAATGGGGGAATTTCTGATGCTGGGTTTCCCCCTCCTTTGACTCCTACCAGGAAGGATCAAACCTGAAACCTAGCCTTGGACTTGACCTCTGTTCTCCTACACTGAGTACTTAATGTCATGTTTCCTAGAACATTTCTAATATTCCAGGATCAGTATGTTctctaaaacaagcaaacaaaaaaaatgtatgtgtgctGATGTTTTGCTTATATTTCTGTATGTGCACCTCGTGAGTGCCTAGTGCCAGCAGAGGTTAGAAGGAAGTGGGTATCTGACAGCCTGGAACTGGTGTTACTGGTTCTATTGATTGCCACATGAGTGCTGGAAgtaaaacccaggtcctctggtgACTTTTATGGGTTAGGTCTGCAAATAATGATCACATTTGGAAATTAGAAGTGTTAAGGTTCTACTTGGGAGCACACACTTGTAAACCCAGTCTCTAGGACACGTGGCCAGAGAGGCTTTGGAAGGAGTTCAAGGTTGTCTTCAGCGAAGGCGTCAATACCACTGTGggataaggaaggaagaaaaaatgaacGGGAAAAGAGAGGGTGAgataggaagaaaaggagggaaagaggaagggaaggagaggggaaggaggaagagagaaggaaagggggagaaaaaagaaggagagaggggaggtgagaaagagagagacagagagctacagaggaagagagggagagagagaggaagagagagagagggagagagggagagagagagaggatatgaaaatgagaatgaaaatgaattaaaagaGGAAAGTTCTATGTATGGCTTTGactaacaaagaaaaggaaatattgtTGATACCAGAGTCAGAGAAGAGTTTTCACCTCTGCAAAACATAGTTTTAAGATGGGAAGTCTGCAATCTGGTCACTAAACACACTAGAAAGGGGATCCTCTGTTCCTCTCTTAAGTGCTCATTGGTGCTCTGGTGAGAAATCTTCCAAGAGCACTTACAGTCAAACCTTTTGGTTGTAAAGAGTGGAAGCCCTTGAGTTTTACTTATGTGCAAGCTATAAAGTCCTCCCATCCCACTGGGGATACAAGAGACTGTTCTTGAAGTCAGTGTAGGGACAGGACACTGACTTGGATGCAGATTCATTAACACAGTTGGCAATTTGGCTGCACCGTAGGGAAAACAGCTCTGGCAGGTAGAAAATAAAGGcagtcttaaaacaaaaatattgagaTGCGGTCTAATGAATCTATTGATGTTAGCACTTTGATGACTGGACATAAAATATGCCATTACTCAATATTGCACACAGAAATAATATTAATCACAGTGTCACAAATGAATTCTTTAGATGGATTGCAGTATTTCAATAGGCCCACTTGCCACTCCTGCCCTGTGTGTATAAAAACAGCTGTCCCCAAGGGTACGTTAGCCAAACTCTCACCCACAtcgctcagtctccatgtggttttgtcttctttggtttttagagacagggtttctcggccctaactgtcctggactcactttgtagatgaggaaggccttgaactcacagagattctcctacctctgcctcccaagagatGGGATCAaacgtgtgtgccaccacgcctggctctGTCTCCATGTTTGATCATAAATGATCCACAGGGTCTGTAGAACGCAGCGTAAAGCTCGTCCTTTCCACTTGCAGTATATTGCTCTAAGTGTCCTGGCCTTTTGCACTTAGTAAATGATAGGTTTCTCAGTGACTGCTGGGGTGCTGCCCCATCTTTGACACTATTACCACGcttttctccctcctaagtggcaAAAGATTTTaccaaaattttattatttttaacatcaatggaatgactagaacaaagagaaaataaataaataaattgattctTATGGGAATGAAATTTGGA includes:
- the Or1o2e gene encoding olfactory receptor 1739; translation: MNCSQAPDFILLGLSRDPEKWQLLFSIFLALYLLGLSGNLLLLLAIGADVHLHTPMYFFLSQLSLVDLCSITTTAPKMLETLWTGDGSISFSGCLTQFYFFAVFADMDNLLLAVMAIDRYAAICQPLLYPLLMTPCRCGVLVSGSWGVTNCLSLTHTLLLSQLYFQTNQEIPHFFCDLGPLLLLSCSDTHLNEILMIVLVVIFTIGALLCIVSSYGCIFYAVARIPSAQGKRKALSTCSSHLSVVLLFYSTVFAAYLKPRSSSHSSGEVVAAVMYTLVTPTLNPFIYSLRNRDVKSSLRRILNMEKSHK
- the RT1-M3-1 gene encoding RT1 class Ib, locus M3-1 isoform X1 — protein: MATSNKFSLLLMVVVALAVSRTGAGTHSLRYFHTALSRPGRGEPQYISVGYVDDKLFQRCDSVEEIPRMEARAPWMEKEGPEYWEELKLKVKSIAQRARARLRTLIRYYNQSEGSSHILQWMVACEVGPDMRLLGAHYQAAYDGSDYITLNEDLSSWTAADMVAQITKSELESEGRAEYFRAYVDGECLELLHRFLQNGKEILQRADPPKAHVTLHPRPEGDVTLRCWALGFYPADITLTWQLNGEDLTQDMELVETKPSGDGTFQKWASVVVPSGEEQKYTCHVEHEGLPEPLVLKWGGSSQSFVVIMVIIVIIVILALLGGVLTVVLVYRRRGAGKQKGSLSYLPHLWTSGLRWNWPCLFCRKTFDPPPQMTQWFILLNHCILLCIYECMI
- the RT1-M3-1 gene encoding RT1 class Ib, locus M3-1 precursor; amino-acid sequence: MATSNKFSLLLMVVVALAVSRTGAGTHSLRYFHTALSRPGRGEPQYISVGYVDDKLFQRCDSVEEIPRMEARAPWMEKEGPEYWEELKLKVKSIAQRARARLRTLIRYYNQSEGSSHILQWMVACEVGPDMRLLGAHYQAAYDGSDYITLNEDLSSWTAADMVAQITKSELESEGRAEYFRAYVDGECLELLHRFLQNGKEILQRADPPKAHVTLHPRPEGDVTLRCWALGFYPADITLTWQLNGEDLTQDMELVETKPSGDGTFQKWASVVVPSGEEQKYTCHVEHEGLPEPLVLKWGGSSQSFVVIMVIIVIIVILALLGGVLTVVLVYRRRGAGML